A window of Ardenticatenales bacterium genomic DNA:
GCGAGTATTGCCCCCCTTGCCCCAACAGCGCCTGGCCATGGGGCGTCTTCACAATCACTTGAAACCCAACGGCTTCATCAGACGGCAAACTCAGCCGCACGCGCCCGCCGGTGAGGGTGATGACCATTTGCGGCAGATCATCGCTGACGCGGAAGCGGGGCATGGTCGCCTGCTCAAGCACAAGATTGGTGTTGCCATACACCTGGATGCGCCCCAGAATGCGCCCATGATCGGGAGGATACACCACAAGCAGGGCGCTGTCCGTGGCATTGGTAAGAATGCGGCTGCCGGCATCTACCGCGCGCGTCGGTTCTCCGGTAAACAGGGCGCTCGTGCCCGTGTCCTCGTGAAAAATGCCCACCGTCCCCTGATTGGCGACGGCCTCAATAGTCAATGGGCGAGTAGCGTGCTGAATGCCGCGACTGATGAGGATGGGCGTTATGACGGCGATAGCGGCACAAACGAGAAAAGAACCGGCCAGGAAAAACCAGGCCAGACGTTGACGGCTGGCAAGTGTATCGTTGCTCATCATGGTGAGAAGTCAATAATGGACGCCAAACTGGGAAAATTCATGCGTGGCGGGCAGCCACTGCTCGTCCACGCGCTCAACGTGAGCATCGGGCGGTCCCTGGCGCAAAAAGGCATGGAACTGGCGCAGCGCCGGTTCGTCCCCCTCCGCGACAACGGCCACGGAGCCATCCGGCTGATTGCGCACCCATCCCGTCAGATGGAGCTGACGCGCCTGGCGCACGGTGGTCTGGCGAAAAAAGACCCCCTGCACCCGACCATAAACGGTTGCTTCTAATCGCATCATGCTTCCATATCCTGTGCGTGGTTGCCGGCAAAAACATCCCGGAAGCGAATCAAGCCAGTTCGCATCAACACAACTTCCGGGAAGACGGTCACGAATAGATACCACCGCCGATTATATCCCGGTTAGACGGCAGGGCGAATGTCGCCGCCGGCGCGTGGTGCTTTTGGTGGGGAAGCATCGGCGGCGCGATGGCCATGGTCAATGGGCGAATCGGTCTGGTCAAGCTAAAAGGGTGCGCACCGGCTCACTCATTCAGGGCGCGCAGGATGTGGCCGGCAATGCCGGGACCGTGGTAGACCATGCCGGTGTAGAGCTGCAGCAAGGATGCGCCGGCGTCAAGCATGGCGCGGGCGTCCCCCGCCGTGGCAATGCCGCCGACGCCG
This region includes:
- a CDS encoding acylphosphatase, whose amino-acid sequence is MMRLEATVYGRVQGVFFRQTTVRQARQLHLTGWVRNQPDGSVAVVAEGDEPALRQFHAFLRQGPPDAHVERVDEQWLPATHEFSQFGVHY